CACACGGGAAAGAGAACGACTTTCTTTTCGTTTTCTCACCCAAGTTTGAATTTCATTCACGCGAAGCGTGGAGGGAATTCAAACTCGATGAGGATACGTAAGGGAATCATTCCCTTACGCGGGGGTTTGGGGGCTGGCCCCCAACTTCCCCCACCCGCCCATCCAGCGCTAACGCGCTGGGGCAGGCCCCGGTTCTCTCCCATCCCATCCATCCAACATATCTACCTCTCTAACCATAATGGATCAGAAGAGATATCAATATTGCCGAAAATCATACGGTGACAATGAAGACGGAGGGAGACGGAGAGTGAGCTTCCATACTTGAGATCGCCGAGGATGGGGTGCTTGCGAGCGGCGAGCTGCACGCGAATCTGATGCGTGCGGCCGGTGAAGAGTTGAACCTGCACAAGGGTAACGCCGCTGTTCACAGAGAGTGAACAAAGCTGAGCGAGGGCGAGCTTGCCAGCGCCGACGCGCATTTTTTCTTTTCCACCGGGGGCGGAAGCTTTTTGAAGCTCGTCGCGCATCTCCCATTGGGTACCGACGGGAATTTCGCCATGAACCTGAGCGAGGTAAAATTTTTGAATAGAGTGGTCCTGAAAGCCCTGCTGTAAGTCGCGAAGCGCGGAATAACTGGTTCCACAAAAAAGGACACCGGAGGTATCGCGATCGAGACGATGGGCGGGGGTTGGGACAAACTCGGCATCGGGGAACTGCTGCCTGAGGCGCACACTCACCGCATCCACGTGCCCTGTTCCCGGCTGAACGGGAAGCCCGGCGGGTTTCTCAATGGCGAGCACCCCACCGGAATTGTACAAG
Above is a genomic segment from Desulfobaculum bizertense DSM 18034 containing:
- a CDS encoding pseudouridine synthase — encoded protein: MSGVQHIEVHSAEAGQKLLQFLMRRLGKDVPKSFIMRIIRKGQVRVDGGRRKPYDRLEQGQIVRVPPIRRESAAPAAPAASFTPLPVLYNSGGVLAIEKPAGLPVQPGTGHVDAVSVRLRQQFPDAEFVPTPAHRLDRDTSGVLFCGTSYSALRDLQQGFQDHSIQKFYLAQVHGEIPVGTQWEMRDELQKASAPGGKEKMRVGAGKLALAQLCSLSVNSGVTLVQVQLFTGRTHQIRVQLAARKHPILGDLKYGSSLSVSLRLHCHRMIFGNIDISSDPLWLER